Part of the Deinococcota bacterium genome, CTCGAACATCCCCACCCTCCAGAACCGCCCCGCCAACTTCCAAAAGCCCGGAAAGCGCAGCGCCTCGCCGAGCTCACGGACGTCAAGGTGACGGTAGCTGTAGCCCTCCCGCCTCCAGCCGAGCACCGCGTTGGGACCGGCCTCCACGTTGCCGCCGACCGTCTTGGTGAAGTGCACCCCCAAAAAGGGCAGCTTGGGGTCCGCGACGGGGTAGATGAGGCCCCTGACGAGGGAGCGTCTCTCGGGTTTCAAGAAGTAGTACTCGCCACGAAACGGCACGATCATAACCTTGGGCTCGAGGCCGTCCATGCGGGCGAGGTGGTCGCTGTAGAGGCCTCCGCAGTTGATCAGGTAATCCGCGCTGAAATCCCCCCGCGTGGTCTTCACGGTCACCTGGCTGGCGTCTCTGCGTATGGCGGTGACGCGCGCGCCGGTGCATACCTTGCCGCCGCCTCGAGCGATGAGCTCGGCCATCTTCACGGCGATTCGCCCGTAATCCACGATGGCGGTGTTGGGCGAGTGCAGCGCGGCCAGTCCCGCCGCGTGCGGCTCGAGCTCGCGGAGCTCGCTTTGATCGATAGCGCGCACGCCCGGAACGCCGTTCGCCCGGGCGCGCTCGAGCAGGTCCTTAAGACCCTGGACCTCGCCTTCGCTGGTGGCCACGATCACCTTGCCGCAGCGGTCATAGGCGAGGCCGTGCTCGTGGCAGAAGTCGCTCATGAGCCGCACGCCCTCGAGGCAGAGGCGAGCCTTGAGCGAGCCGGGCCGGTAGTAGATGCCGGCGTGGACCACACCTGAATTGTT contains:
- the lhgO gene encoding L-2-hydroxyglutarate oxidase, with protein sequence MTARHSDVLVLGGGIVGLATALAFSHRHPGARVTVLEKEARVARHQTGNNSGVVHAGIYYRPGSLKARLCLEGVRLMSDFCHEHGLAYDRCGKVIVATSEGEVQGLKDLLERARANGVPGVRAIDQSELRELEPHAAGLAALHSPNTAIVDYGRIAVKMAELIARGGGKVCTGARVTAIRRDASQVTVKTTRGDFSADYLINCGGLYSDHLARMDGLEPKVMIVPFRGEYYFLKPERRSLVRGLIYPVADPKLPFLGVHFTKTVGGNVEAGPNAVLGWRREGYSYRHLDVRELGEALRFPGFWKLAGRFWRVGMFEYARSFSKALFVRSLRKLVPEVGYDDLVRAGAGVRAQAIDAQGNLLDDFVLEATDRSLHVLNAPSPAATASLAIGAEITRRLEQLASRG